The Candidatus Zixiibacteriota bacterium DNA segment CCTGGGAAGATGAAGCTGTAAAACAAAAAATGAACACCCCTCCCAGAAGAATTACTATCATTTTCTTAAACATAACTTAACCTTTGATTTTAAGTTTTCACTCTTTTTATCTCAGCCCCCAGTCTGGAGAGCTTTTCTTCAAACCTTTCATACCCGCGGTCTATATGATAAACCCTCAGCACCTCTGTCTGGTCTTCCGCAGATAATCCGGCCAGGACTAAAGCAGCGCCTGCCCGGATGTCTGATGCCATCACCGAGGCGCCTTTCAATTTGGGCACTCCGTTTACTGTAGCCTTATCACCACTGATCTTTATGTCAGCCCCCAACCTGATCAGCTCCATCACATGGGTAAACCTGTCCTCAAAAACAGTCTCTTTGATATAGCTTGAACCTGAAGCTGTACTGGCTAAGGTCATCAGCGAAGCCTGAAGATCTGTGGGAAAGCCGGGAAATGGAAAGGTTGTAACAGAGACTGGCTTGAGCCTGGAAGGACCTTTAACTGTAATCTTTTTTCGGTTCAGACTTATATCCACACCCATCTCCCTCAATTTGAGGATCACCATATCCAGATGTTCTGGAATGAAATCTTTTATCTCCACATAACCTGAGGTTAAAGCTGCAGCCATCATAAAAGTGCCTGCTTCTAAACGGTCTTTAATGCAGGCATGTTCAACCCCTTTAAGCTTTTTCACTCCGGTTATCTGTACGGCTGAGGAGCCTGCACCTTCGATTTTTGCCCCCATAGCATTTAGAAAATTCGCCAGGTCCACCACCTCCGGGTCACAAGCCGCATTTACCAGAGTAGTTTTCCCCTCTGCCAGACAGGCAGAGGTCATCACGTTCTCGGTCCCGGTATGGCTGGGCCTGTCAAAATAGATGATATTCCCTCTAAGTTTCTCAGCAGAAGCGATTACATACCCATGTTCTTCTTCGATCTTTGCACCAAGAGCCTGAAAACCTGACAAATGAAGATTAACTGGCCTTGGACCCAAAACGCACCCTCCTGGAAGAGAGACTTTGGCTTTTCCGCCCCGGGCTAAAAGTGGGCCCATAACTAAAAATGAAGCTCTCATCTTTCTAACTAAATCATAAGGAGCCTCAAAGGAAGTAAGGTTCTCAGCATTCACCACCACGGACCCGTCCTTGACATCCCTTTTAATCTTTGCCCCCAAATGCTCCAACACTTTGAGCATCGCATCTATGTCGGAGAGGTTAGGCACATTGTGAATCACCGATTCCCCTTTGTCCAAAAGCAAAGCTGCGGCTAAAATCGGAAGAGCTGAATTTTTGGAACCAGATATTTCCACTGAGCCTGAAAGCTTTTTCCCCCCTTGAATTATGAATTTATCCATAGTTCCGCATCCTGAGGTTTCAAATTTGATACGTTATCTTTCAGAATAAATAAAAACCTTTCGCCTGATAAATTAATCTTTTTGAACTTTTAGTCAAGGATTCTTTTCATTTAGTAGGGGCGACCCGGCGGGTCGTTACTACTATTCCGAAAAACATTTCAATTGCCTACTCCTTAATTTTATATTATATAGAAATCATGAAAGATTCAATTTATTTTATCTCCGATGCTCATCTTGGCTCAAATTCACCGGATAAGGAAAGATTTAAGGAAAAAAGGTTGCTCGATTTTCTTGAGCGTATCAGGGATGACTGTCAGGCTTTGTACATCTTAGGCGACTTATTCGAATTCTGGTTCGAGTATGAAAATGCCATCCCCAAAGAGCATTTCCCGGTGTTGATGAAATTGAAAGAGTTTACCGACTCAGGCATACCTATAATTTACTTGGTGGGAAATCACGATTTCTGGCTGGGAGATT contains these protein-coding regions:
- the murA gene encoding UDP-N-acetylglucosamine 1-carboxyvinyltransferase; protein product: MDKFIIQGGKKLSGSVEISGSKNSALPILAAALLLDKGESVIHNVPNLSDIDAMLKVLEHLGAKIKRDVKDGSVVVNAENLTSFEAPYDLVRKMRASFLVMGPLLARGGKAKVSLPGGCVLGPRPVNLHLSGFQALGAKIEEEHGYVIASAEKLRGNIIYFDRPSHTGTENVMTSACLAEGKTTLVNAACDPEVVDLANFLNAMGAKIEGAGSSAVQITGVKKLKGVEHACIKDRLEAGTFMMAAALTSGYVEIKDFIPEHLDMVILKLREMGVDISLNRKKITVKGPSRLKPVSVTTFPFPGFPTDLQASLMTLASTASGSSYIKETVFEDRFTHVMELIRLGADIKISGDKATVNGVPKLKGASVMASDIRAGAALVLAGLSAEDQTEVLRVYHIDRGYERFEEKLSRLGAEIKRVKT